The following are encoded together in the Chiloscyllium plagiosum isolate BGI_BamShark_2017 chromosome 1, ASM401019v2, whole genome shotgun sequence genome:
- the lcorl gene encoding uncharacterized protein lcorl isoform X3 — protein MNENCSFCHIRREKVKDHISSVSVPTTLISTEESLSQGQSHTEQLECQADKFLNAIFHKKDLPQNCDRNIPLVAQEIMKRMIRQFAIEYISRSNHAHEAQTGSTDESISISNDPPAKQTQNFHQEQEGPLDLTVNKSHQKSFQQVDGVLDLSTKKNSINSTISTGSSPASTTIKLSGFKKETDAGVVSNSTEKTGCINHGTLNEILSTLCPNHRKLLTTMLKCLIQEKGTSNVQYRDQRIAEFKNSSSEFNENKSSEGLCNYNRFRWCENCTLRTVQQVPFPWVSCCLKNLHCLSCKKDTHGYLTIISNGVCKQCNRSNIYQICTGSYKQLSGCTYAEGTTIQACSEPPDGETFNIETIESSTLPSNVTDYSKPRSPSPPPLSPVRTDEFEIDEMSKTASALDANSIELTITHPPSLSPEEENDCDSAISSQTPAKLKFAETIEERKDEFVAVSEISRSPDSENDLEKGGSSASFQEVMERINEKLKTIETTDDGQILANLFNNDSYQGSNGSFKLREIATTLLHKAKVSDYSLMELLRQHEENRIIQTRFRKRQETLIALHNSPDSALSRRQTVQIKRDLANFDQLFSSKKSPEKFGKRLARSSIRDANSLAREYSSISEDSQNANNINKHPSSLPDQYKTEVKNLSENSVLDESRDVVECLNSSESSDLDLLNILEVTEMDVETPRDSTDNSMVGPGCTDVPLVLQNSEKIDCRSNIGRAKRNILPPERFSIYITEPRKMFYAACFSENPQRKPIKTKKPDLDCASNPCKMSNADSPMTQELLNGQGNIIVYEVTESLEVSTSSQPELLKGINNISNENHGNEPNLPEVVHHASQQPNELVDQCNNEKQKTTTVLNADPVEAVCSTECNGPAQSDICINCCTKDNSKFVDKHGILENAVNNLLSSSPESGATNILESKSLGSDYLSVISPLQQKDSAEEFGKPDHLQHATCECSVLENTGSVNKTGHICPSSYSSPIKLMFLSKISSEKGIKYTLTSVDSSKLDTTSCISNLDLENVFLKAPEESNLSAAESSNTAEYFQNPCPRNDNTVECFPNSTAESGNAAECLQSCSESSSACEEVNCNLEIDTCSCNSSAFYSNSYTRNAEVEITDQVIEMSVTSKEMDESILKRKPGRPKKLGPPVEKQIKRPKGRPPKPKVELSEPVECTAEAPDSEKDSTVHLSSTGDNRNIRITVVYGRSRRFKRFVSENDKIVVNATESDLKQTYEKQIEEMVQDPAEGFDDKPHSSASSLIQGENQFDLVRPIKDKTVSLHTSGNAICPNSKLTTVKTFNSGQRKPGRPAKVKISGISVTVDAVSPQERKVSINSVLPPLVQESSPSNKLFVDASTKDGESSARIQNDCETSSKESLGDKKAKSVLPLRQSVRLRKPSLHFLHSFASSSSFSQSSALVHKSRRLLLNKAGNELAKIRNLNVTMVSENATSNVTLGNNKEETTHEVAEFGCSSELSADPIFIPNNSLKWWHTSTSKQTLQEELDMQFEQVNRGWLPVDPAELNASDKRKYPIQLGRTTKSVVIVGDNKHVQVSPIQMLFQENCNMDKICTWFMQTTETHSLSIVRKENARDPIEVLNAQGILTAGSQVDTCPSPQAEHFKKHLKKFALESPVRLRTHFTLSSRMSNLKVCKARRKLLRFCKPQHSSHTELSHHHRVQYEQWKCVNGNPRYQNLKPNSTKTVSNNSKKTELEINSFPPEGEPVLLSSGKENESKDKLKPRNSIDIGLSDCATIQNINSTNYSKCKRTEKFESIAKHSEQESFLEGKQKNTCQNVNWKLGNFKECRVFLRKINSLEHSHLRNYNVWQQSKNRSSDTKGTSNLQRYTEEKNDSCSQLNVHEVNAFETQSLNSTCPNLCELKGKRKHKERTSNENGLDSSPSKKVQHFSSKWSKPCQVDSDHFPSLSSNSNLVNESNSQKENADIMKSNAGKRKRCQGVSTTAVTVKRLRRSSVKQRLPYNQLPFQIGNSS, from the exons tttTAAGAAGGAAACTGATGCAGGAGTGGTGTCCAACTCTACTGAGAAAACTGGTTGCATAAATCATGGAACATTAAATGAAATTTTATCTACTTTATGCCCTAATCATCGGAAACTTCTTACTACAATGCTTAAGTGTCTAATCCAAGAGAAAGGCACTTCCAATGTGCAATACAGAGATCAAAGAATTGCAGAGTTTAAAAATTCCTCATCTGAGttcaatgaaaataaaagtaGTGAGGGATTATGTAATTATAACAGATTCAGATGGTGTGAAAATTGCACCTTGCGAACTGTACAGCAAGTTCCTTTTCCATGGGTTTCTTGCTGCTTGAAAAACCTACATTGTTTATCATGCAAAAAAGATACTCATGGCTATCTCACAATAATAAGTAATGGAGTTTGCAAACAGTGTAACAGAAGCAATATCTACCAGATTTGTACTGGGTCTTATAAACAATTGTCTGGATGCACTTATGCTGAAGGAACTACCATTCAAGCTTGCAGTGAACCTCCAGATGGAGAGACTTTCAACATAGAAACAATAGAATCTTCGACCCTCCCAAGTAATGTCACGGATTATAGTAAACCACGAAGCCCATCCCCTCCACCTTTATCACCAGTAAGAACTGATGAGTTTGAAATTGATGAAATGAGCAAAACTGCTTCAGCTTTGGATGCTAACAGTATTGAACTTACTATTACTCACCCTCCCTCTCTTTCACCAGAAGAGGAAAATGATTGTGACTCAGCAATCTCAAGCCAAACTCCAGCAAAGCTAAAATTTGCAGAAACAATCGAGGAAAGAAAGGATGAATTTGTGGCAGTTAGTGAAATTAGTAGATCACCAGACTCTGAGAATGATCTGGAAAAAGGTGGAAGTTCTGCTTCGTTTCAGGAGGTAATGGAACGAATAAATGAAAAATTGAAAACGATAGAAACAACCGATGATGGCCAGATTTTGGCCAATCTCTTCAACAATGACTCTTATCAAGGCAGTAATGGTAGTTTTAAGTTGAGAGAAATTGCCACCACTTTACTACACAAAGCAAAGGTCAGTGATTATAGCCTAATGGAGTTACTTAGACAGCATGAGGAAAACAGAATAATTCAAACCCGTTTTCGGAAACGTCAAGAAACATTAATTGCTCTGCATAACTCTCCAGATTCTGCATTATCTCGACGTCAAACAGTGCAAATAAAGAGAGACCTTGCAAATTTTGACCAGCTTTTTTCAAGTAAGAAATCACCTGAAAAATTTGGAAAGCGGCTAGCAAGGAGCAGCATTAGAGATGCAAATTCACTAGCCAGAGAATATTCATCCATCAGTGAAGATTCGCAAAATGCGAACAACATAAATAAACATCCTAGTAGTTTGCCTGATCAGTACAAAACTGAAGTTAAGAACTTATCTGAAAATAGTGTTTTGGATGAATCGAGAGATGTGGTAGAATGCTTAAATTCATCAGAGAGTTCAGACTTAGATCTGTTAAACATTCTTGAGGTAACTGAAATGGATGTTGAGACTCCCAGGGATAGCACTGACAACTCAATGGTTGGACCTGGTTGTACAGATGTGCCTCTGGTCTTGCAAAATTCAGAGAAGATAGATTGTAGGTCAAATATTGGCAGGGCCAAACGAAATATTCTGCCTCCAGAAAGGTTTTCTATATACATTACTGAGCCTAGAAAAATGTTTTATGCTGCTTGTTTTTCAGAAAATCCCCAGCGTAAACCTATTAAGACAAAAAAACCTGATCTGGACTGTGCGAGTAATCCTTGTAAAATGTCTAACGCTGACAGCCCCATGACGCAAGAGCTACTTAATGGACAGGGCAATATAATTGTGTATGAAGTGACTGAAAGTTTAGAAGTATCAACTTCTAGTCAACCTGAACTTCTGAAAGGCATAAATAACATAAGCAATGAAAATCATGGAAATGAACCTAATTTACCTGAGGTGGTACATCATGCATCACAACAACCAAATGAACTTGTGGATCAATGCAATAATGAAAAGCAAAAGACAACTACTGTGTTGAATGCTGACCCAGTGGAAGCTGTTTGTTCCACGGAATGTAATGGCCCTGCACAATCTGATATTTGTATTAACTGTTGCACTAAGgataattccaaatttgtggacaaGCATGGAATTTTGGAGAATGCAGTTAACAATTTACTGTCCAGTTCACCTGAATCTGGAGCCACAAATATACTAGAGTCTAAATCACTTGGCAGTGACTACCTGAGTGTAATTTCTCCATTGCAGCAAAAAGACTCTGCAGAGGAATTTGGCAAGCCTGATCATCTACAGCATGCAACATGTGAATGCTCAGTTCTTGAGAATACTGGTTCTGTGAACAAAACTGGCCATATTTGTCCAAGTAGCTACAGCAGCCCCATAAAACTAATGTTTCTCTCTAAGATAAGCAGTGAAAAAGGAATTAAATATACACTGACGTCTGTAGACTCTTCTAAGCTTGATACAACCAGCTGTATTTCAAACCTTGATCTTGAGAATGTTTTCCTTAAGGCACCAGAGGAAAGTAATTTGTCAGCTGCTGAAAGTAGTAATACGGCAGAATATTTTCAGAATCCTTGTCCGAGAAATGATAATACAGTGGAATGCTTCCCAAATTCAACAGCTGAAAGTGGTAATGCAGCAGAATGTTTGCAGAGTTGTTCAGAAAGTTCTTCAGCATGTGAGGAAGTAAATTGCAATCTTGAAATTGATACCTGTAGTTGTAATAGTTCTGCTTTTTATTCAAACAGTTATACAAGAAATGCTGAAGTTGAAATTACTGATCAAGTAATAGAAATGTCAGTGACTTCAAAGGAAATGGATGAATCTATTCTAAAACGTAAACCTGGTCGTCCCAAGAAACTAGGGCCACCTGTGGAAAAACAGATAAAAAGGCCAAAGGGCAGACCACCTAAACCTAAAGTAGAACTGTCAGAACCTGTCGAATGTACAGCTGAAGCTCCAGATAGTGAAAAAGACAGTACAGTACATTTATCTTCAACAGGCGATAACCGCAATATTAGAATTACTGTTGTCTATGGAAGATCAAGACGGTTCAAAAGATTTGTGTCCGAGAATGATAAAATTGTAGTTAATGCTACTGAAAGTGATTTAAAACAAACTTATGAGAAACAAATAGAAGAAATGGTGCAGGACCCTGCAGAGGGATTTGACGATAAACCTCATAGTTCTGCATCATCTTTAATCCAAGGCGAAAATCAGTTTGATTTAGTGAGACCCATTAAAGATAAAACTGTTTCGCTTCATACCAGTGGCAATGCTATTTGTCCAAACAGTAAGCTGACTACTGTTAAAACTTTTAATAGTGGACAGCGAAAGCCTGGGCGCCCTGCAAAAGTGAAAATTTCAGGTATATCAGTAACTGTTGATGCAGTATCACCTCAGGAAAGAAAAGTTAGTATTAATAGTGTGTTACCTCCATTGGTCCAAGAGTCTTCACcttcaaataaattatttgtaGATGCATCAACCAAAGATGGTGAATCATCTGCAAGAATCCAAAATGATTGTGAAACAAGTTCAAAGGAAAGCCTTGGTGACAAGAAAGCAAAATCCGTCCTACCCTTGAGGCAATCTGTGAGACTCAGAAAACCATCTCTACACTTCCTGCATTCCTTTGCAAGCTCCAGTTCGTTTTCTCAAAGTAGTGCTTTGGTACACAAATCTCGGAGACTGCTTTTAAACAAAGCAGGGAATGAACTTGCTAAAATCAGAAATTTGAATGTTACTATGGTATCTGAAAACGCCACCTCTAATGTTACATTAGGGAATAATAAAGAGGAAACTACACATGAAGTAGCTGAATTTGGCTGTAGTTCAGAACTATCAGCAGATCCAATTTTTATACCGAACAATTCACTGAAATGGTGGCACACCTCCACTTCAAAACAAACTTTGCAGGAGGAACTTGACATGCAATTTGAACAGGTAAACCGTGGTTGGCTTCCTGTTGATCCTGCAGAGTTGAATGCTTCTGACAAAAGAAAATATCCAATTCAGTTAGGAAGAACAACCAAATCTGTGGTGATTGTGGGTGATAATAAGCATGTTCAGGTTTCTCCAATCCAAATGTTGTTTCAAGAAAATTGTAATATGGATAAAATTTGTACATGGTTTATGCAAACAACAGAAACTCATTCCTTATCTAttgtaagaaaagaaaatgcacGTGATCCTATTGAAGTTCTGAATGCTCAAGGAATTTTAACAGCAGGAAGTCAAGTTGATACTTGTCCAAGTCCTCAGGCAGAGCATTTTAAAAAGCACCTTAAAAAATTTGCACTAGAATCTCCTGTAAGACTAAGAACGCACTTCACTCTGTCAAGCAGAATGTCCAATTTAAAAGTCTGTAAAGCCAGAAGGAAGCTTTTACGATTTTGTAAACCACAACATTCAAGTCACACAGAATTGTCACACCATCATAGAGTTCAGTATGAACAATGGAAATGTGTAAATGGAAATCCACGATACCAAAATCTAAAACCAAACTCTACGAAAACAGTCAGCAACAATAGCAAAAAAACTGAGCTTGAAATCAATAGCTTTCCACCTGAAGGAGAGCCAGTATTACTGTCCAGTGGAAAGGAAAACGAAAGCAAAGATAAACTTAAACCTAGAAATAGCATCGATATTGGTTTATCTGACTGTGCCACCATACAGAACATAAATTCAACAAACTATTCCAAATGCAAACGAACTGAAAAATTTGAATCCATAGCAAAACATTCAGAACAAGAATCTTTTCTGGAAGGGAAGCAAAAAAACACTTGCCAAAATGTAAACTGGAAACTGGGGAATTTTAAAGAGTGTAGAGTGTTTCTAAGGAAGATAAACTCTCTGGAACACAGCCATTTAAGAAATTACAATGTCTGGCAGCAGTCCAAAAATAGATCATCTGATACTAAAGGCACAAGTAACCTTCAGAGGTACACTGAAGAAAAAAATGACTCATGCAGTCAATTAAATGTTCATGAAGTTAATGCATTTGAAACACAAAGCTTAAACTCTACATGTCCTAATTTATGTGAACTGAAAGGAAAGAGAAAGCACAAAGAAAGGACAAGTAATGAGAATGGATTAGACAGTTCGCCATCTAAAAAAGTTCAGCACTTTTCTAGCAAGTGGTCAAAGCCCTGTCAAGTTGACAGCGATCACTTCCCTTCATTGAGTAGCAACAGTAATCTAGTCAATGAAAGTAATTcacaaaaagaaaatgcagacaTCATGaagagtaatgctggaaaaaggAAAAGATGCCAAGGTGTGAGCACAACTGCCGTGACAGTGAAGAGGTTGAGACGGTCGTCTGTTAAACAAAGACTACCATATAATCAATTACCATTTCAAATAG GAAACTCAAGTTGA
- the lcorl gene encoding uncharacterized protein lcorl isoform X5, whose protein sequence is MKRMIRQFAIEYISRSNHAHEAQTGSTDESISISNDPPAKQTQNFHQEQEGPLDLTVNKSHQKSFQQVDGVLDLSTKKNSINSTISTGSSPASTTIKLSGFKKETDAGVVSNSTEKTGCINHGTLNEILSTLCPNHRKLLTTMLKCLIQEKGTSNVQYRDQRIAEFKNSSSEFNENKSSEGLCNYNRFRWCENCTLRTVQQVPFPWVSCCLKNLHCLSCKKDTHGYLTIISNGVCKQCNRSNIYQICTGSYKQLSGCTYAEGTTIQACSEPPDGETFNIETIESSTLPSNVTDYSKPRSPSPPPLSPVRTDEFEIDEMSKTASALDANSIELTITHPPSLSPEEENDCDSAISSQTPAKLKFAETIEERKDEFVAVSEISRSPDSENDLEKGGSSASFQEVMERINEKLKTIETTDDGQILANLFNNDSYQGSNGSFKLREIATTLLHKAKVSDYSLMELLRQHEENRIIQTRFRKRQETLIALHNSPDSALSRRQTVQIKRDLANFDQLFSSKKSPEKFGKRLARSSIRDANSLAREYSSISEDSQNANNINKHPSSLPDQYKTEVKNLSENSVLDESRDVVECLNSSESSDLDLLNILEVTEMDVETPRDSTDNSMVGPGCTDVPLVLQNSEKIDCRSNIGRAKRNILPPERFSIYITEPRKMFYAACFSENPQRKPIKTKKPDLDCASNPCKMSNADSPMTQELLNGQGNIIVYEVTESLEVSTSSQPELLKGINNISNENHGNEPNLPEVVHHASQQPNELVDQCNNEKQKTTTVLNADPVEAVCSTECNGPAQSDICINCCTKDNSKFVDKHGILENAVNNLLSSSPESGATNILESKSLGSDYLSVISPLQQKDSAEEFGKPDHLQHATCECSVLENTGSVNKTGHICPSSYSSPIKLMFLSKISSEKGIKYTLTSVDSSKLDTTSCISNLDLENVFLKAPEESNLSAAESSNTAEYFQNPCPRNDNTVECFPNSTAESGNAAECLQSCSESSSACEEVNCNLEIDTCSCNSSAFYSNSYTRNAEVEITDQVIEMSVTSKEMDESILKRKPGRPKKLGPPVEKQIKRPKGRPPKPKVELSEPVECTAEAPDSEKDSTVHLSSTGDNRNIRITVVYGRSRRFKRFVSENDKIVVNATESDLKQTYEKQIEEMVQDPAEGFDDKPHSSASSLIQGENQFDLVRPIKDKTVSLHTSGNAICPNSKLTTVKTFNSGQRKPGRPAKVKISGISVTVDAVSPQERKVSINSVLPPLVQESSPSNKLFVDASTKDGESSARIQNDCETSSKESLGDKKAKSVLPLRQSVRLRKPSLHFLHSFASSSSFSQSSALVHKSRRLLLNKAGNELAKIRNLNVTMVSENATSNVTLGNNKEETTHEVAEFGCSSELSADPIFIPNNSLKWWHTSTSKQTLQEELDMQFEQVNRGWLPVDPAELNASDKRKYPIQLGRTTKSVVIVGDNKHVQVSPIQMLFQENCNMDKICTWFMQTTETHSLSIVRKENARDPIEVLNAQGILTAGSQVDTCPSPQAEHFKKHLKKFALESPVRLRTHFTLSSRMSNLKVCKARRKLLRFCKPQHSSHTELSHHHRVQYEQWKCVNGNPRYQNLKPNSTKTVSNNSKKTELEINSFPPEGEPVLLSSGKENESKDKLKPRNSIDIGLSDCATIQNINSTNYSKCKRTEKFESIAKHSEQESFLEGKQKNTCQNVNWKLGNFKECRVFLRKINSLEHSHLRNYNVWQQSKNRSSDTKGTSNLQRYTEEKNDSCSQLNVHEVNAFETQSLNSTCPNLCELKGKRKHKERTSNENGLDSSPSKKVQHFSSKWSKPCQVDSDHFPSLSSNSNLVNESNSQKENADIMKSNAGKRKRCQGVSTTAVTVKRLRRSSVKQRLPYNQLPFQIGNSS, encoded by the exons tttTAAGAAGGAAACTGATGCAGGAGTGGTGTCCAACTCTACTGAGAAAACTGGTTGCATAAATCATGGAACATTAAATGAAATTTTATCTACTTTATGCCCTAATCATCGGAAACTTCTTACTACAATGCTTAAGTGTCTAATCCAAGAGAAAGGCACTTCCAATGTGCAATACAGAGATCAAAGAATTGCAGAGTTTAAAAATTCCTCATCTGAGttcaatgaaaataaaagtaGTGAGGGATTATGTAATTATAACAGATTCAGATGGTGTGAAAATTGCACCTTGCGAACTGTACAGCAAGTTCCTTTTCCATGGGTTTCTTGCTGCTTGAAAAACCTACATTGTTTATCATGCAAAAAAGATACTCATGGCTATCTCACAATAATAAGTAATGGAGTTTGCAAACAGTGTAACAGAAGCAATATCTACCAGATTTGTACTGGGTCTTATAAACAATTGTCTGGATGCACTTATGCTGAAGGAACTACCATTCAAGCTTGCAGTGAACCTCCAGATGGAGAGACTTTCAACATAGAAACAATAGAATCTTCGACCCTCCCAAGTAATGTCACGGATTATAGTAAACCACGAAGCCCATCCCCTCCACCTTTATCACCAGTAAGAACTGATGAGTTTGAAATTGATGAAATGAGCAAAACTGCTTCAGCTTTGGATGCTAACAGTATTGAACTTACTATTACTCACCCTCCCTCTCTTTCACCAGAAGAGGAAAATGATTGTGACTCAGCAATCTCAAGCCAAACTCCAGCAAAGCTAAAATTTGCAGAAACAATCGAGGAAAGAAAGGATGAATTTGTGGCAGTTAGTGAAATTAGTAGATCACCAGACTCTGAGAATGATCTGGAAAAAGGTGGAAGTTCTGCTTCGTTTCAGGAGGTAATGGAACGAATAAATGAAAAATTGAAAACGATAGAAACAACCGATGATGGCCAGATTTTGGCCAATCTCTTCAACAATGACTCTTATCAAGGCAGTAATGGTAGTTTTAAGTTGAGAGAAATTGCCACCACTTTACTACACAAAGCAAAGGTCAGTGATTATAGCCTAATGGAGTTACTTAGACAGCATGAGGAAAACAGAATAATTCAAACCCGTTTTCGGAAACGTCAAGAAACATTAATTGCTCTGCATAACTCTCCAGATTCTGCATTATCTCGACGTCAAACAGTGCAAATAAAGAGAGACCTTGCAAATTTTGACCAGCTTTTTTCAAGTAAGAAATCACCTGAAAAATTTGGAAAGCGGCTAGCAAGGAGCAGCATTAGAGATGCAAATTCACTAGCCAGAGAATATTCATCCATCAGTGAAGATTCGCAAAATGCGAACAACATAAATAAACATCCTAGTAGTTTGCCTGATCAGTACAAAACTGAAGTTAAGAACTTATCTGAAAATAGTGTTTTGGATGAATCGAGAGATGTGGTAGAATGCTTAAATTCATCAGAGAGTTCAGACTTAGATCTGTTAAACATTCTTGAGGTAACTGAAATGGATGTTGAGACTCCCAGGGATAGCACTGACAACTCAATGGTTGGACCTGGTTGTACAGATGTGCCTCTGGTCTTGCAAAATTCAGAGAAGATAGATTGTAGGTCAAATATTGGCAGGGCCAAACGAAATATTCTGCCTCCAGAAAGGTTTTCTATATACATTACTGAGCCTAGAAAAATGTTTTATGCTGCTTGTTTTTCAGAAAATCCCCAGCGTAAACCTATTAAGACAAAAAAACCTGATCTGGACTGTGCGAGTAATCCTTGTAAAATGTCTAACGCTGACAGCCCCATGACGCAAGAGCTACTTAATGGACAGGGCAATATAATTGTGTATGAAGTGACTGAAAGTTTAGAAGTATCAACTTCTAGTCAACCTGAACTTCTGAAAGGCATAAATAACATAAGCAATGAAAATCATGGAAATGAACCTAATTTACCTGAGGTGGTACATCATGCATCACAACAACCAAATGAACTTGTGGATCAATGCAATAATGAAAAGCAAAAGACAACTACTGTGTTGAATGCTGACCCAGTGGAAGCTGTTTGTTCCACGGAATGTAATGGCCCTGCACAATCTGATATTTGTATTAACTGTTGCACTAAGgataattccaaatttgtggacaaGCATGGAATTTTGGAGAATGCAGTTAACAATTTACTGTCCAGTTCACCTGAATCTGGAGCCACAAATATACTAGAGTCTAAATCACTTGGCAGTGACTACCTGAGTGTAATTTCTCCATTGCAGCAAAAAGACTCTGCAGAGGAATTTGGCAAGCCTGATCATCTACAGCATGCAACATGTGAATGCTCAGTTCTTGAGAATACTGGTTCTGTGAACAAAACTGGCCATATTTGTCCAAGTAGCTACAGCAGCCCCATAAAACTAATGTTTCTCTCTAAGATAAGCAGTGAAAAAGGAATTAAATATACACTGACGTCTGTAGACTCTTCTAAGCTTGATACAACCAGCTGTATTTCAAACCTTGATCTTGAGAATGTTTTCCTTAAGGCACCAGAGGAAAGTAATTTGTCAGCTGCTGAAAGTAGTAATACGGCAGAATATTTTCAGAATCCTTGTCCGAGAAATGATAATACAGTGGAATGCTTCCCAAATTCAACAGCTGAAAGTGGTAATGCAGCAGAATGTTTGCAGAGTTGTTCAGAAAGTTCTTCAGCATGTGAGGAAGTAAATTGCAATCTTGAAATTGATACCTGTAGTTGTAATAGTTCTGCTTTTTATTCAAACAGTTATACAAGAAATGCTGAAGTTGAAATTACTGATCAAGTAATAGAAATGTCAGTGACTTCAAAGGAAATGGATGAATCTATTCTAAAACGTAAACCTGGTCGTCCCAAGAAACTAGGGCCACCTGTGGAAAAACAGATAAAAAGGCCAAAGGGCAGACCACCTAAACCTAAAGTAGAACTGTCAGAACCTGTCGAATGTACAGCTGAAGCTCCAGATAGTGAAAAAGACAGTACAGTACATTTATCTTCAACAGGCGATAACCGCAATATTAGAATTACTGTTGTCTATGGAAGATCAAGACGGTTCAAAAGATTTGTGTCCGAGAATGATAAAATTGTAGTTAATGCTACTGAAAGTGATTTAAAACAAACTTATGAGAAACAAATAGAAGAAATGGTGCAGGACCCTGCAGAGGGATTTGACGATAAACCTCATAGTTCTGCATCATCTTTAATCCAAGGCGAAAATCAGTTTGATTTAGTGAGACCCATTAAAGATAAAACTGTTTCGCTTCATACCAGTGGCAATGCTATTTGTCCAAACAGTAAGCTGACTACTGTTAAAACTTTTAATAGTGGACAGCGAAAGCCTGGGCGCCCTGCAAAAGTGAAAATTTCAGGTATATCAGTAACTGTTGATGCAGTATCACCTCAGGAAAGAAAAGTTAGTATTAATAGTGTGTTACCTCCATTGGTCCAAGAGTCTTCACcttcaaataaattatttgtaGATGCATCAACCAAAGATGGTGAATCATCTGCAAGAATCCAAAATGATTGTGAAACAAGTTCAAAGGAAAGCCTTGGTGACAAGAAAGCAAAATCCGTCCTACCCTTGAGGCAATCTGTGAGACTCAGAAAACCATCTCTACACTTCCTGCATTCCTTTGCAAGCTCCAGTTCGTTTTCTCAAAGTAGTGCTTTGGTACACAAATCTCGGAGACTGCTTTTAAACAAAGCAGGGAATGAACTTGCTAAAATCAGAAATTTGAATGTTACTATGGTATCTGAAAACGCCACCTCTAATGTTACATTAGGGAATAATAAAGAGGAAACTACACATGAAGTAGCTGAATTTGGCTGTAGTTCAGAACTATCAGCAGATCCAATTTTTATACCGAACAATTCACTGAAATGGTGGCACACCTCCACTTCAAAACAAACTTTGCAGGAGGAACTTGACATGCAATTTGAACAGGTAAACCGTGGTTGGCTTCCTGTTGATCCTGCAGAGTTGAATGCTTCTGACAAAAGAAAATATCCAATTCAGTTAGGAAGAACAACCAAATCTGTGGTGATTGTGGGTGATAATAAGCATGTTCAGGTTTCTCCAATCCAAATGTTGTTTCAAGAAAATTGTAATATGGATAAAATTTGTACATGGTTTATGCAAACAACAGAAACTCATTCCTTATCTAttgtaagaaaagaaaatgcacGTGATCCTATTGAAGTTCTGAATGCTCAAGGAATTTTAACAGCAGGAAGTCAAGTTGATACTTGTCCAAGTCCTCAGGCAGAGCATTTTAAAAAGCACCTTAAAAAATTTGCACTAGAATCTCCTGTAAGACTAAGAACGCACTTCACTCTGTCAAGCAGAATGTCCAATTTAAAAGTCTGTAAAGCCAGAAGGAAGCTTTTACGATTTTGTAAACCACAACATTCAAGTCACACAGAATTGTCACACCATCATAGAGTTCAGTATGAACAATGGAAATGTGTAAATGGAAATCCACGATACCAAAATCTAAAACCAAACTCTACGAAAACAGTCAGCAACAATAGCAAAAAAACTGAGCTTGAAATCAATAGCTTTCCACCTGAAGGAGAGCCAGTATTACTGTCCAGTGGAAAGGAAAACGAAAGCAAAGATAAACTTAAACCTAGAAATAGCATCGATATTGGTTTATCTGACTGTGCCACCATACAGAACATAAATTCAACAAACTATTCCAAATGCAAACGAACTGAAAAATTTGAATCCATAGCAAAACATTCAGAACAAGAATCTTTTCTGGAAGGGAAGCAAAAAAACACTTGCCAAAATGTAAACTGGAAACTGGGGAATTTTAAAGAGTGTAGAGTGTTTCTAAGGAAGATAAACTCTCTGGAACACAGCCATTTAAGAAATTACAATGTCTGGCAGCAGTCCAAAAATAGATCATCTGATACTAAAGGCACAAGTAACCTTCAGAGGTACACTGAAGAAAAAAATGACTCATGCAGTCAATTAAATGTTCATGAAGTTAATGCATTTGAAACACAAAGCTTAAACTCTACATGTCCTAATTTATGTGAACTGAAAGGAAAGAGAAAGCACAAAGAAAGGACAAGTAATGAGAATGGATTAGACAGTTCGCCATCTAAAAAAGTTCAGCACTTTTCTAGCAAGTGGTCAAAGCCCTGTCAAGTTGACAGCGATCACTTCCCTTCATTGAGTAGCAACAGTAATCTAGTCAATGAAAGTAATTcacaaaaagaaaatgcagacaTCATGaagagtaatgctggaaaaaggAAAAGATGCCAAGGTGTGAGCACAACTGCCGTGACAGTGAAGAGGTTGAGACGGTCGTCTGTTAAACAAAGACTACCATATAATCAATTACCATTTCAAATAG GAAACTCAAGTTGA